In a genomic window of Helianthus annuus cultivar XRQ/B chromosome 10, HanXRQr2.0-SUNRISE, whole genome shotgun sequence:
- the LOC110885529 gene encoding zinc finger AN1 and C2H2 domain-containing stress-associated protein 16: MGTPAIPNLGKQCSVGDCKLIDFLPFTCDSCNKVFCLEHRGYSTHQCPNASKNDVTVVVCPLCAKGVHLIPDQDPNITWESHVNTDCDPSNYAKVTNKKKCPVRGCKETLTFSNTIKCRDCTIDHCLKHRFGPDHSCPGPKKPEPSFPFWRVKQDPPPKRGTHVPGPISSSSSSSSKWATNFFKAASSVKASAEAGIAKLSGPSRGQGGTTRTSTSTGTSNGGQVEVCPTCNVKFSKIGDLIDHVEKVHEKNGVMKATLDVCPKCSKGFRDPVSLVEHVEREHRGTFKA, translated from the exons ATGGGTACGCCGGCAATCCCAAATTTGGGGAAACAATGCTCCGTCGGGGATTGTAAGCTCATCGATTTTCTTCCCTTCACCTGCGATTCTTGCAATAAG GTTTTTTGTTTAGAACATCGGGGTTACAGCACACATCAATGTCCCAATGCCAGTAAGAACGATGTCACTGTTGTCGTATGCCCACTCTGCGCGAAGGGGGTTCATCTAATCCCTGATCAAGACCCGAACATTACATGGGAATCACATGTCAATACAGATTGTGACCCATCAAACTACGCCAAAGTCACCAACAAAAAGAAATGCCCTGTTCGCGGTTGTAAAGAAACCTTAACATTCTCAAATACAATCAAATGTCGAGACTGCACCATTGATCACTGCCTCAAACACAGGTTTGGACCCGACCACAGCTGTCCTGGTCCTAAAAAACCCGAACCTTCTTTCCCGTTTTGGCGGGTCAAACAAGACCCACCACCAAAACGTGGGACCCATGTACCGGGGcccatatcatcatcatcttcttcatcgtcaAAATGGGCTACAAATTTTTTCAAGGCGGCGTCATCTGTTAAGGCATCAGCTGAAGCTGGAATAGCGAAACTGAGTGGTCCGAGCCGTGGTCAGGGTGGGACCACCAGGACGAGCACGAGCACAGGCACGAGCAATGGTGGTCAAGTGGAGGTGTGTCCGACTTGTAATGTGAAGTTTTCTAAGATTGGAGATTTGATAGATCACGTGGAgaaagttcatgagaagaacGGTGTGATGAAAGCGACGTTAGATGTGTGCCCGAAATGTAGCAAAGGGTTTCGAGACCCGGTCTCGCTTGTGGAGCATGTCGAAAGAGAACATCGTGGTACTTTTAAAGCTTAG
- the LOC110885527 gene encoding 40S ribosomal protein S2-4 — MAERGGERGGFSRGFGGRGGRGGDRGRGRRRGRRDTEEEKWVPVTKLGRLVKDGRITKLEEVYLHSLPIKEYQIIDQILPGLKDEVMKIMPVQKQTRAGQRTRFKAFVVVGDGNGHVGLGVKCSKEVATAIRGAIILAKLSVIPVRRGYWGNKIGKVHTVPTKVTGKCGSVTVRLVPAPRGAGIVAARVPKKVLQFAGIDDVFTSSRGSTKTLGNFVKATFDCLLKTYGFLTPDFWKETRFSRSPFQEYTDLLAKPTTKAITYVEDVADIPA, encoded by the exons ATGGCAGAAAGAGGAGGAGAACGCGGCGGATTCAGCAGAGGATTCGGCGGCAGAGGAGGCCGTGGTGGCGACCGCGGCAGAGGCCGCCGTCGCGGGCGCCGTGACACCGAAGAAGAAAAATGGGTACCAGTTACCAAACTGGGTCGATTGGTTAAGGATGGAAGGATCACAAAACTTGAAGAGGTCTACCTCCATTCTCTCCCAATCAAAGAGTACCAAATCATCGACCAAATCCTCCCAGGCCTCAAAGACGAGGTCATGAAAATCATGCCGGTTCAGAAACAAACCCGGGCCGGTCAACGAACCCGGTTCAAGGCGTTTGTGGTGGTGGGTGATGGTAACGGGCACGTGGGTCTGGGGGTGAAGTGTTCGAAGGAGGTTGCGACTGCGATTAGGGGTGCGATTATTCTGGCGAAGTTGTCGGTGATTCCAGTGAGGAGAGGGTATTGGGGGAATAAAATTGGGAAGGTCCATACGGTGCCGACTAAGGTGACGGGAAAGTGTGGGTCGGTTACGGTTAGGTTGGTTCCGGCGCCTCGTGGGGCCGGGATTGTGGCTGCCAGAGTGCCGAAGAAGGTGTTGCAGTTTGCTGGGATTGATGATGTCTTTACATCGTCCAGGGGGTCTACTAAGACTCTTGGGAACTTTGTCAAG GCGACTTTTGACTGTCTGCTCAAGACTTATGGTTTTCTGACTCCTGATTTCTGGAAAGAGACAAGGTTCTCAAGATCCCCTTTCCAAGAGTACACTGATTTGCTGGCAAAACCAACTACAAAGGCAATAACCTATGTTGAAGATGTTGCTGATATTCCTGCTTGA